One stretch of Miscanthus floridulus cultivar M001 chromosome 18, ASM1932011v1, whole genome shotgun sequence DNA includes these proteins:
- the LOC136522278 gene encoding peroxidase P7-like, giving the protein MGTSSLARRSVALLTLLCLLLPCHGKLSTKFYAKSCPGVATIVRSVMAQAVAKELRMGASIIRLFFHDCFVNGCDASILLDDTPTFTGEKNAGANVNSVRGYEVIDAIKTQVEAACNGTVSCADIVALASRDAVNLLGGPTWNVQLGRADSRTASQSAANANLPGPSSSAASLVAAFGTKGLSARDMTALSGAHTVGRARCLFFRGRIYGEPNINATFAAARQQTCPQTGGDGNLAPFDDQTPDAFDNAYYANLVARRGLLHSDQELFNGGPQGALVRKYSGNARMFANDFAKAMVKMGGLAPAAGTPTEVRLNCRKVN; this is encoded by the exons ATGGGCACGTCGTCGTTGGCTAGAAGAAGTGTTGCTCTTCTTACTCTGCTCTGTCTGCTTCTTCCGTGTCATGGGAAGCTCTCAACCAAGTTCTACGCCAAGTCGTGCCCCGGCGTGGCCACCATCGTGCGGTCGGTGATGGCGCAGGCAGTCGCCAAGGAGCTCCGGATGGGCGCGTCCATCATCCGCCTcttcttccacgactgcttcgtcaAT GGTTGTGACGCGTCCATCCTCCTGGATGACACGCCGACGTTCACCGGCGAGAAGAACGCTGGAGCCAACGTCAACTCCGTCCGCGGATACGAGGTCATCGACGCCATTAAGACGCAGGTCGAAGCAGCCTGCAACGGGACCGTGTCGTGCGCCGACATCGTCGCCTTGGCGTCTCGTGACGCCGTAAACTTG CTCGGCGGCCCAACATGGAACGTGCAGCTCGGCCGTGCCGACTCGCGCACGGCGAGCCAGAGCGCGGCCAACGCCAACCTCCCGGGCCCGAGTTCCAGCGCGGCGTCGCTCGTGGCCGCGTTCGGGACCAAGGGGCTCTCGGCGCGCGACATGACGGCGCTCTCCGGCGCGCACACCGTGGGGCGGGCGCGGTGCCTCTTCTTCCGCGGGCGCATCTACGGCGAACCGAACATCAACGCCaccttcgcggcggcgcggcagcAGACGTGCCCGCAGACCGGCGGCGACGGCAACCTCGCGCCGTTCGACGACCAGACGCCCGACGCGTTCGACAACGCCTACTACGCGAACCTGGTGGCGCGGCGCGGGCTGCTGCACTCGGATCAGGAGCTCTTCAACGGCGGGCCACAGGGCGCGCTGGTGAGGAAGTATAGCGGCAATGCCCGCATGTTCGCCAACGACTTCGCAAAGGCGATGGTCAAGATGGGCGGCCTTGCGCCGGCGGCTGGAACGCCCACGGAGGTCAGATTGAACTGCCGGAAGGTGAACTAA